In Sphingobacterium zeae, one genomic interval encodes:
- a CDS encoding RagB/SusD family nutrient uptake outer membrane protein, producing the protein MKTNIKYLAIAALAFFASCNKQLDIMPEGSPSAQNFWKTEQDAIKAEAGMYEKYNEEDYYGRGMFWFINASDDMVTGRNKPEADNIKNFNRNYIGGGYTESQWSMRYAIIKRANDIIIHVPNISMDEARKKQIIGDAYFNAGLVYFQLAANYGNDKAGVPIVTPETDASVPVARANNVNENYDYIISLLLKAADNLPYFSEMKDTDYGKAHKTAAWAYLSKVYLYKKDYTNAAKYADMVISSGKHELLTNFVDVFKAANNWSKEYIWSVVCTPNGGGTGWGSKLPGVMLTNKAWGIYNGWGYYLPTKELYDSFESGDLRREATILKPGDKFQFFGAERTFAKDGGATSNYQFKKYMEPFSYANPIPTHVNPNGDNGTTDLNVPLMRYAEVLLIKAEAAINLNGAGAGDTELNKIRKRAGLLAKSGMTLVDLKRERRNELAGEWADRHRDLVRWGDAQATYAKPLHDFDGAVIWPARNFNPQVHDVWAVPQREIDNSAGVIKQNAGW; encoded by the coding sequence ATGAAAACAAATATCAAATACCTTGCAATAGCTGCATTAGCATTTTTTGCATCGTGCAACAAACAGTTAGATATAATGCCAGAGGGCTCCCCGTCTGCACAGAATTTCTGGAAAACGGAACAAGACGCGATCAAAGCAGAAGCCGGGATGTACGAAAAGTATAATGAAGAGGATTATTACGGTCGTGGGATGTTTTGGTTTATTAATGCCAGTGACGACATGGTGACGGGACGTAACAAGCCCGAAGCCGACAATATCAAAAACTTCAACCGCAATTACATCGGCGGTGGTTATACCGAATCGCAATGGAGCATGCGTTATGCGATTATAAAAAGGGCCAACGATATTATTATCCATGTTCCCAATATCAGCATGGATGAAGCGCGAAAAAAACAGATCATTGGCGATGCCTATTTCAATGCAGGTCTGGTTTATTTTCAATTGGCGGCAAACTATGGTAACGACAAGGCAGGTGTGCCTATTGTTACACCTGAAACAGATGCTTCCGTTCCGGTAGCCAGAGCCAACAACGTTAACGAAAACTACGATTACATCATTTCACTGTTATTAAAAGCGGCCGACAACCTTCCTTATTTTTCTGAAATGAAGGATACCGATTACGGTAAAGCCCACAAAACAGCAGCATGGGCCTATTTATCAAAAGTATATCTGTACAAAAAGGATTATACCAATGCAGCGAAGTACGCGGATATGGTGATCAGTTCGGGCAAACATGAATTATTGACCAACTTTGTGGATGTGTTTAAAGCTGCCAACAACTGGTCCAAAGAATATATCTGGTCGGTGGTCTGTACGCCAAATGGTGGCGGTACTGGCTGGGGAAGCAAACTTCCCGGTGTGATGTTGACCAATAAAGCCTGGGGAATCTACAATGGCTGGGGCTACTATCTACCGACAAAAGAACTTTACGATTCTTTTGAATCTGGAGATCTACGCCGTGAAGCAACCATCTTAAAACCGGGGGACAAATTCCAGTTTTTTGGCGCAGAACGTACATTTGCAAAAGATGGTGGCGCGACTTCAAACTATCAGTTTAAAAAGTACATGGAACCGTTTTCATACGCTAACCCAATTCCAACACACGTCAATCCAAATGGTGACAACGGAACTACAGACCTCAATGTACCCTTGATGCGTTATGCCGAAGTATTATTAATTAAAGCTGAGGCCGCCATTAATTTAAATGGGGCTGGCGCAGGGGATACCGAATTAAATAAAATCCGGAAAAGAGCAGGCTTGCTGGCAAAAAGCGGAATGACCCTTGTAGACCTTAAACGCGAGCGCCGCAATGAGCTTGCGGGGGAATGGGCAGACCGTCACCGCGATTTGGTGAGATGGGGCGATGCGCAAGCGACCTATGCCAAACCTTTACACGATTTCGACGGTGCTGTCATTTGGCCGGCTAGAAATTTCAATCCGCAAGT